One Micromonospora craniellae genomic region harbors:
- a CDS encoding phage tail family protein: MPALVGSVTLPPLPPPLQQPSLLQLPVLSWATPAPLGGSVVPLSGDLDRGWHVLNIDGLGSVPRSLTTAARARGGSRLRNQRLDGRSIILSILIWGDTEAQFVQRWWELEDLLCGTDVDRPGVLSVLRPGQSQARVIDAYYASGFDGEPGAGILDDVVVVTLTCPGGLFRAAEPVTFEWKPEDPVDFFDDGFPAVSADSIGGEQDVTNVGKVDAWPDWTIIGPADGLTAAITTNGVTRQFVFTPVGGALEDGAAATITTDPRAVLGPNGENWTAAVNWATGRPWPIPRGTSRITFTAAGVEAGKTRILLAFHPQFRVA, from the coding sequence CTGCAGTTGCCGGTGCTGTCGTGGGCCACCCCGGCCCCGCTGGGCGGGTCGGTGGTGCCGCTGTCCGGCGACCTTGACCGCGGCTGGCACGTCCTGAACATCGACGGCCTGGGCTCGGTGCCGCGCAGCCTCACCACCGCCGCGCGGGCCCGGGGTGGTTCGCGGTTGCGCAACCAGCGGCTGGACGGCCGCTCCATCATCCTGTCGATCCTGATCTGGGGCGACACCGAGGCGCAGTTCGTCCAGCGGTGGTGGGAGCTGGAGGACCTGCTGTGCGGGACCGACGTCGACCGGCCCGGTGTGCTGTCGGTGCTGCGGCCCGGCCAGAGTCAGGCCCGCGTGATCGACGCCTACTACGCCAGCGGCTTCGACGGTGAGCCCGGTGCCGGCATCCTCGACGACGTCGTGGTGGTGACCCTCACCTGCCCGGGTGGGCTGTTCCGCGCCGCCGAGCCGGTCACCTTCGAGTGGAAGCCGGAAGACCCGGTCGACTTCTTCGACGACGGCTTCCCGGCCGTTTCGGCCGACTCCATCGGCGGCGAACAGGACGTCACCAACGTCGGCAAGGTCGACGCGTGGCCGGACTGGACGATCATCGGCCCGGCCGACGGGCTGACCGCCGCCATCACCACGAACGGCGTGACACGGCAGTTCGTGTTCACGCCCGTCGGCGGCGCGCTCGAGGACGGAGCCGCCGCCACGATCACCACCGATCCGCGTGCCGTGCTCGGCCCGAACGGGGAGAACTGGACGGCGGCGGTCAACTGGGCGACGGGCCGGCCGTGGCCGATCCCAAGAGGCACCAGCCGGATCACGTTCACGGCCGCCGGCGTCGAGGCCGGTAAGACCAGGATCCTGCTGGCCTTCCACCCGCAGTTCCGGGTGGCGTGA